A window from Deltaproteobacteria bacterium encodes these proteins:
- a CDS encoding histidine phosphatase family protein: protein MRLLLVRHGQTDWNLERRIMGASPVPLNALGEQQAAQLRDALQGYDIHHIYTSPIHRAFQTAQILNQAFQIPVLPHDELAEVGYGTYVGKTFTEIKKSPDYQTYFLNPQLPVAPEGESLQQVQDRMWQFWLKMKTLHPNDNLLVVSHSDTIKSLLIKILGIDFSKMVQMRIDHATVSLLEAEKGSDRVLAMNMGPHFGELLKKKS, encoded by the coding sequence GTGCGGTTATTACTGGTTCGTCACGGTCAAACCGATTGGAATCTTGAGCGTCGCATTATGGGGGCTTCCCCTGTGCCTTTGAATGCCCTGGGTGAACAGCAAGCAGCACAGTTGCGTGATGCCTTGCAAGGTTATGACATTCACCATATTTATACTTCACCCATTCATCGTGCTTTTCAAACCGCGCAGATTCTCAATCAGGCCTTTCAAATCCCGGTGCTACCTCATGATGAATTAGCCGAAGTGGGTTATGGCACTTATGTGGGAAAAACTTTTACTGAAATAAAAAAGTCGCCTGATTATCAAACTTATTTTCTAAATCCTCAACTCCCCGTTGCACCAGAGGGAGAATCCCTCCAACAAGTGCAAGATCGCATGTGGCAATTTTGGCTTAAGATGAAAACATTACATCCCAATGATAATCTGTTGGTGGTGAGTCATTCCGATACCATTAAAAGTCTGTTGATCAAAATCTTAGGGATCGATTTTTCAAAAATGGTTCAAATGCGCATCGACCATGCCACGGTGTCTCTGCTAGAGGCTGAAAAAGGCAGCGATCGTGTGTTAGCCATGAATATGGGGCCGCATTTTGGGGAATTGTTAAAGAAGAAGAGTTAG
- a CDS encoding insulinase family protein: MIAPITYTLANGLKVILIESHLSPVVSINICIKVGSVYETEEEAGLCHLIEHMLFKGTPTLGPGDLAKTIESCGGDVNAYTSFDETVYYCTLASRYYQKGLEILSDGVLHSVFDPTELDREKIVVVEELQRGKDSPSRLLSEELFNQTYQVHPYRRPIIGYRKTIEQFNQAKVLDFYHRWYVPNNMVVVVAGDFSLEAVKNQINDIFGSLQSQSVHCEVPIEPTQTNPRSFRVTSKVNSTLLTLAFPAKNLAHPHTPVLDILSHVLGEGEGSRLDHKIRDQLGLVNSIYSYVYSPKHDGMFVIGAALEQSKVPKACPNILSEIYQFTERKITHDELARAKINIKSDAIYELETVEGLARKYGYFENILADMNFGEKYLQAIDSVTVDQVIEVAREYLRPERLTLGLLQPEETKHPYLPPKLLQFGQVNSKKTKPRKAAQDILRCKLKNGIRLVLKENHSVPILTLRSAHLGGLRSEDKRCNGISTLTSQLWAKSTQNYSSEELAREIELCAGSFEAYAGKNSCGLKGDFISEKFHEGFKLFFEIFKNPLFDAVETKRERANMVEAIKRSEDDLADKAVRQFLSTLYPKHPYGLPSMGTIQSAKGLNEQKIKSYYRKIINPKNTAIVVVGDFDIPSTLELLESELESLKPIQWKTTQLPLEAAPRERQLIKTHKGKNQAHIVYGFRGLTIKSKDRFAMEVLNNILAGQGGRLFLELRDKHSLAYSVTSFNQEGIEPGFFAVYLATDPKKTEFAVEKIEEELRKITQEVVSPEELHRSQQFIIGNYDIDLQKISSIANEHLFNELYQLGEKDLKEYPRKISQVTSADVLKVAQKYIQLDHPVISIVD; encoded by the coding sequence ATGATTGCCCCTATTACCTACACCCTGGCTAACGGCCTAAAAGTTATTTTAATCGAAAGCCATCTTTCCCCCGTTGTTTCAATCAATATTTGTATTAAAGTGGGTAGCGTTTATGAAACAGAAGAAGAGGCCGGGCTTTGTCATCTCATCGAGCACATGTTGTTTAAAGGCACGCCCACCCTGGGGCCAGGGGATTTAGCCAAGACCATTGAAAGTTGCGGCGGTGATGTTAATGCCTATACTAGTTTTGATGAAACTGTTTATTATTGCACCTTAGCCAGTCGTTATTACCAAAAGGGTTTGGAAATATTAAGTGATGGGGTACTTCACTCAGTGTTTGATCCCACCGAGCTGGATCGAGAAAAAATTGTGGTGGTTGAAGAATTACAGCGCGGCAAAGATTCTCCCTCCAGGCTTTTATCCGAAGAACTTTTTAATCAAACCTATCAGGTTCACCCTTATCGGCGCCCCATCATTGGGTATCGCAAAACCATCGAACAATTTAATCAGGCAAAGGTGCTGGATTTTTACCATCGCTGGTACGTGCCTAATAATATGGTTGTGGTGGTAGCGGGCGATTTTTCTTTGGAGGCTGTAAAAAACCAAATCAATGATATTTTTGGTTCACTGCAGTCTCAAAGTGTTCACTGTGAAGTGCCGATCGAACCTACTCAAACCAACCCTCGCTCTTTTCGCGTGACCAGCAAGGTCAACAGCACCCTCTTAACTTTAGCCTTCCCTGCAAAAAATCTTGCTCATCCCCACACCCCAGTGCTTGATATTCTTTCCCATGTGTTGGGCGAAGGCGAAGGTTCTAGGCTCGATCACAAAATTCGTGACCAGCTAGGTTTGGTTAATTCTATTTACTCTTATGTCTATTCACCCAAACATGATGGCATGTTTGTGATAGGCGCAGCTTTAGAACAAAGCAAGGTACCTAAGGCCTGCCCCAATATTCTTTCAGAAATTTACCAATTCACTGAACGGAAAATCACCCACGATGAATTGGCCCGCGCCAAAATCAATATTAAAAGCGATGCCATTTACGAATTAGAAACCGTGGAGGGCCTGGCCCGTAAATATGGCTATTTTGAAAATATTTTGGCCGATATGAATTTTGGTGAAAAATATTTGCAGGCCATCGACAGTGTCACTGTTGATCAAGTAATCGAAGTAGCCCGTGAATACCTACGACCGGAACGTTTAACCTTAGGGTTGCTCCAACCCGAAGAAACCAAGCACCCCTACCTTCCACCCAAGTTGTTGCAATTTGGCCAAGTTAATTCCAAAAAAACCAAGCCACGTAAAGCTGCTCAAGATATTCTGCGTTGCAAACTAAAAAATGGCATCCGCTTAGTTCTAAAAGAAAATCATAGCGTACCTATCTTAACCTTACGCAGTGCTCATTTGGGCGGGTTGCGCTCTGAGGATAAACGCTGCAATGGGATCAGCACCTTAACCAGCCAGTTGTGGGCAAAATCAACGCAAAATTATTCGAGTGAAGAACTGGCCCGCGAAATTGAACTTTGTGCCGGCAGTTTTGAGGCCTATGCGGGCAAAAATTCTTGTGGTTTAAAGGGCGATTTTATTAGTGAAAAATTTCACGAAGGCTTTAAGTTGTTTTTTGAAATCTTCAAAAATCCGCTCTTTGATGCCGTGGAAACCAAGCGCGAAAGGGCCAACATGGTTGAGGCCATCAAACGCTCCGAAGATGACTTGGCTGACAAAGCCGTGCGACAATTTTTATCAACCCTTTACCCCAAGCATCCCTATGGTTTACCCAGCATGGGGACTATTCAAAGTGCAAAGGGTTTAAACGAACAAAAAATAAAATCTTATTATCGAAAAATTATTAATCCTAAAAACACCGCGATTGTAGTGGTGGGCGATTTTGATATTCCTTCAACTTTAGAATTACTTGAATCCGAGCTAGAATCCCTAAAACCTATCCAATGGAAAACCACTCAACTTCCGCTGGAGGCCGCACCCCGTGAGCGTCAACTCATTAAAACTCATAAGGGCAAAAACCAAGCCCATATTGTTTATGGGTTTCGCGGTTTGACCATTAAAAGTAAAGACCGTTTTGCCATGGAAGTGCTCAACAATATTTTGGCGGGCCAAGGCGGCCGGCTCTTTTTAGAACTAAGGGACAAACATTCATTGGCCTATTCGGTCACCTCTTTTAATCAAGAAGGGATTGAACCCGGTTTTTTTGCCGTTTACCTAGCCACCGACCCAAAAAAGACAGAATTTGCGGTTGAAAAAATTGAAGAGGAGCTACGAAAAATCACTCAAGAAGTCGTAAGCCCCGAAGAGCTTCACCGCAGTCAACAATTTATCATTGGAAACTACGACATCGATCTACAAAAAATAAGCTCCATCGCCAATGAACACCTCTTTAACGAACTCTACCAATTAGGCGAAAAAGATTTAAAAGAATATCCCCGAAAAATCAGCCAAGTCACCAGCGCCGACGTACTAAAGGTTGCCCAAAAATACATCCAACTCGACCACCCCGTTATATCGATTGTGGACTAA
- a CDS encoding TVP38/TMEM64 family protein, with protein MKKGLLFTLFIFVILGLYFFTPVRGYLSQDGFGALQAWIQSQGIFAPLVFGLIYVVATVFALPGSILTLGGGLLFGAWWGTLINWLSASLGAMISFLIARYLGQGTVAKILKKQQKLRGLNDKIGKNGFYSVLILRLVPLFPFNALNFGLGLTQVSFRDYALATMIGMLPGTFVYTSLGSAGRSFSLSDPSTWLQVQVWGPFVLVILLSLLPKMLKRKSK; from the coding sequence ATGAAAAAGGGATTATTATTCACCCTATTTATTTTTGTTATTCTTGGATTGTATTTCTTTACGCCCGTTCGCGGTTATTTATCCCAAGACGGTTTTGGTGCATTACAAGCATGGATACAATCTCAAGGTATTTTTGCCCCTTTGGTTTTTGGGCTTATCTACGTTGTGGCCACTGTCTTTGCACTTCCAGGGTCGATTTTAACATTGGGTGGTGGTTTGTTGTTTGGTGCCTGGTGGGGGACGCTGATCAATTGGCTTTCAGCTAGCCTTGGTGCCATGATTAGCTTTCTTATTGCCCGCTATCTTGGGCAAGGTACCGTAGCAAAAATTCTTAAAAAGCAACAAAAGTTACGGGGGTTGAATGATAAAATCGGCAAAAATGGTTTTTATTCCGTATTGATTTTGCGACTTGTTCCATTGTTTCCATTCAACGCTTTGAACTTTGGATTAGGGCTCACCCAAGTTTCATTTCGCGATTATGCTTTAGCTACGATGATTGGCATGCTGCCAGGGACCTTTGTTTATACTTCTCTTGGTTCGGCTGGGCGAAGTTTCAGTCTTTCCGATCCATCAACTTGGTTGCAAGTCCAAGTGTGGGGCCCCTTTGTTTTAGTGATTTTGCTGTCATTACTGCCAAAAATGCTCAAAAGAAAATCCAAATAA
- a CDS encoding mercuric reductase translates to MKKNYHLIVIGGGSGGLVTAAGAAGLGAKVALIEKHKMGGDCLNTGCVPSKAIIRSAKIAHDAQTADRFGFTPHRFDIKLDAVLASVREVQAKIAHHDSVERFTSLGVDVYQGNYSFISSHQISDGKETLEAKRFVIATGAAPFVPPLAGLADIPYLTSDNVWELKELPKKMVVLGGGPIGCELAQTFFRLGSKVSIIDTADCLLSREDSDASCLIKEQFQKEGIEVLVNTRAEKIHKTGSGYELMVSQASNGISFDQILVAVGRAPNVNQLGLEKAGVTYDKKGIKIDATLRTSAKHIYACGDVVGSYQFTHTADFQARLILRNALFPGKSKINYRVVPWCTFTEPEVARVGLNESEAKQKKVSVDVFTYSLSDLDRAVCDREPQGFVKVLTKKGTDQILGVTLVGAHAGDLLHELALAMHQKIGLKKLAAMIHIYPTLAEVSKRIADTYQRTRLTANSKKWLKRYFQWRFG, encoded by the coding sequence ATGAAAAAAAACTATCATCTGATTGTCATTGGTGGCGGATCGGGGGGGCTTGTCACGGCGGCGGGGGCCGCTGGTCTGGGGGCCAAAGTGGCTTTGATTGAAAAACACAAAATGGGCGGCGATTGCCTTAATACCGGTTGTGTGCCTTCTAAAGCGATTATTCGTTCGGCTAAAATTGCTCATGATGCGCAAACCGCAGATCGGTTTGGTTTTACGCCGCACCGCTTTGATATCAAACTCGATGCTGTTTTGGCCTCGGTGCGTGAAGTGCAAGCAAAGATTGCTCACCATGATTCTGTCGAAAGATTTACCTCCTTGGGGGTTGATGTTTACCAAGGCAATTACTCATTTATTTCCTCCCATCAAATTTCCGATGGCAAAGAGACATTAGAAGCAAAACGTTTTGTTATTGCCACTGGGGCTGCTCCTTTTGTACCTCCCTTGGCAGGGCTTGCCGACATTCCCTATTTAACTAGTGACAATGTTTGGGAGCTAAAAGAACTCCCCAAAAAAATGGTGGTTTTGGGAGGGGGGCCTATTGGGTGCGAGTTGGCGCAAACGTTTTTCCGTTTAGGGTCGAAAGTCTCAATCATTGACACAGCTGATTGCCTTTTATCACGTGAAGATTCTGATGCTTCTTGTCTCATCAAAGAGCAATTTCAAAAAGAGGGGATTGAGGTCTTGGTTAACACCAGGGCGGAGAAGATACATAAAACGGGGTCAGGTTACGAACTGATGGTTTCACAAGCCAGCAACGGGATTTCGTTCGATCAGATCCTAGTGGCCGTAGGGCGTGCTCCCAATGTGAACCAACTTGGTTTAGAAAAGGCGGGGGTGACCTATGACAAAAAGGGAATTAAGATTGATGCAACGCTTCGAACCTCAGCCAAACATATTTACGCCTGCGGTGATGTGGTGGGGTCTTATCAATTTACGCATACGGCGGATTTTCAGGCCCGGTTGATTTTGCGTAACGCCTTGTTTCCTGGCAAATCAAAAATCAATTACCGTGTTGTGCCATGGTGCACGTTTACCGAACCCGAAGTAGCGCGGGTGGGTTTGAATGAATCAGAGGCCAAACAAAAAAAAGTTTCGGTTGATGTCTTTACCTATTCTTTAAGCGATCTAGACCGCGCCGTTTGTGATCGTGAACCGCAGGGTTTTGTCAAAGTGCTCACCAAAAAAGGAACCGATCAAATCTTGGGAGTCACACTGGTGGGCGCACATGCAGGTGATTTGTTGCATGAGCTTGCCTTAGCCATGCACCAAAAAATTGGGCTTAAAAAATTAGCCGCCATGATTCACATTTATCCAACCCTAGCCGAAGTGAGCAAACGTATTGCCGATACCTATCAACGTACCCGCTTAACTGCTAATTCAAAGAAATGGCTCAAGCGTTATTTTCAATGGAGGTTTGGATAA
- a CDS encoding patatin-like phospholipase family protein, translated as MNRLDKKDNRQLALVLSGGGARGAYEVGIIHYIRTMLPASVRHRRFPIQCGSSVGAINTCFMASTANDLEHQGKRIVSLWRELKTENIYSRNLSALSHFLAKSTLGILGNLFRHDFFKEKHGVKPHFFALFDTKPFLPHLNKIIDWKQLHQNVREKLVDSISLVATRMRTGSPEIFIQKGGKSSSKGDYPIHEVDLGPEHAMGSAAIPLVFPSVVIGDNRYVDGSVRLNTPLSPAIHLGARKILTISLNARHGNKTEHACPETRCPPSLGEHLGKLFNAFFLDRLNYDMDQLERINRMIEASEKIYGKDYLDRINSVLGDRHPIDKIDLLEIGPSQPLSSVFAEWYRRGSSKVHSMTLLEKFLMKALDIEPALSLDLMSYLTFEKGYLEQLIEIGFQDAKKYHGQLLNFLEEPS; from the coding sequence ATGAACAGGCTTGATAAAAAAGATAATCGTCAACTTGCCCTTGTACTCTCCGGAGGAGGTGCCCGTGGCGCCTATGAAGTGGGGATTATTCATTATATCCGAACGATGTTGCCAGCCTCGGTCAGGCATCGGCGTTTTCCAATTCAGTGTGGTTCTAGCGTGGGCGCCATCAATACCTGCTTTATGGCTTCAACGGCCAACGATCTCGAACATCAGGGCAAACGAATCGTGTCTTTATGGCGGGAACTCAAAACGGAAAACATTTATTCGAGAAATTTATCCGCCTTGTCGCATTTTTTGGCAAAAAGCACCTTGGGTATTCTCGGAAATCTTTTCCGCCATGACTTTTTCAAAGAAAAGCACGGAGTCAAACCTCATTTTTTTGCGCTCTTTGACACAAAACCTTTTTTGCCGCACCTGAATAAAATTATCGATTGGAAACAGTTGCATCAGAACGTTCGGGAAAAATTGGTTGATTCTATTTCTCTGGTTGCAACCCGAATGCGCACGGGAAGCCCGGAGATATTTATTCAAAAAGGAGGCAAAAGTTCCTCAAAGGGAGATTATCCGATACACGAGGTGGATCTTGGCCCCGAACATGCAATGGGTTCAGCCGCCATTCCCCTGGTTTTTCCAAGTGTCGTCATTGGGGATAATCGCTATGTCGATGGAAGTGTGAGGCTGAACACGCCCCTTTCCCCGGCCATTCATTTGGGAGCTCGCAAAATTCTTACCATCAGTCTAAATGCTCGTCATGGAAATAAAACTGAACACGCATGCCCCGAAACCAGGTGTCCTCCAAGCCTGGGAGAACATTTGGGGAAATTGTTCAATGCATTTTTCCTGGATCGTCTCAATTACGACATGGATCAACTTGAACGAATCAACCGAATGATTGAGGCCAGTGAAAAAATCTATGGCAAGGATTATCTGGATCGGATCAACAGTGTTTTAGGCGATCGGCATCCCATAGACAAAATAGACCTTTTGGAAATAGGCCCCAGCCAGCCCCTTTCATCTGTTTTTGCCGAATGGTATCGACGGGGTTCTTCAAAGGTCCATTCTATGACCTTGCTTGAAAAATTTTTAATGAAAGCTTTGGATATTGAACCCGCACTCAGTCTGGACCTCATGAGTTATTTAACCTTTGAAAAAGGTTATTTGGAACAACTCATCGAAATCGGCTTCCAGGATGCCAAAAAATATCATGGCCAACTTCTGAACTTTTTGGAGGAACCCTCATGA
- a CDS encoding carboxymuconolactone decarboxylase family protein has protein sequence MGVIIPPEKPSYTWWMRLMIASQKKKLGKPLQPILYWGRHPRAFFGFLWMLMAFNRKKSPLDKSWRALVRVHISQLLHCSFCIDMNMSDAIKLGLSQEKLEALSVYKNNPLYSDKEKLILSYAEAVVHSDKTFGSECQRELKKFLNDDAIIELTGLITHQAMSAMFNSALGIEPHGFCQTRGPHEQA, from the coding sequence ATGGGTGTAATCATACCACCTGAAAAACCAAGCTACACTTGGTGGATGCGCCTCATGATCGCCAGCCAAAAAAAGAAACTGGGTAAACCTCTACAACCTATTTTATATTGGGGTAGGCATCCTCGGGCGTTCTTTGGATTTTTGTGGATGCTGATGGCATTCAATAGAAAAAAATCTCCATTGGATAAAAGTTGGCGTGCTCTGGTGCGGGTGCATATTTCACAATTACTCCACTGTTCTTTTTGTATCGATATGAACATGTCCGATGCAATTAAGCTCGGCTTATCCCAAGAAAAACTAGAGGCGTTATCGGTGTATAAAAATAACCCACTCTACAGTGACAAAGAAAAACTAATTTTGAGTTATGCTGAGGCGGTTGTTCATTCAGACAAAACTTTCGGTTCGGAATGTCAAAGAGAGCTCAAGAAATTTTTAAACGATGATGCGATCATTGAACTGACAGGGTTGATCACTCATCAAGCCATGTCAGCGATGTTCAATAGCGCACTGGGGATTGAGCCGCATGGTTTTTGTCAAACAAGGGGGCCGCATGAACAGGCTTGA
- a CDS encoding TIGR04282 family arsenosugar biosynthesis glycosyltransferase, with translation MVTFKNISIIIPVGPSEALLEALLQDLQPVEKDAEIIIVKGSSRSEQLNEGAQKATRDFFWFLHADSRLSTKTLKALLESLNNNPHALHYFNLRFLLDGPPFTRINELGCWIRSEWMGIPFGDQGFCLSRENFAFMGGFPEDVAYGEDHVFIWRAHQKAIKLLSTGSILKTSARKYREQGWLKTTLLYYKLWTKQASLERKKLKKIQRGQSSALAVFVKTPGLTPIKTRLAQTIGHESALEFYEFCLQAMKSVIKHVEKDSDIYPYWAVAESAGLNDFRWGDFSRILQGDGGLGERLHCIYSKLYNVYQRVMLIGSDAPQLTSNILLKAHQTLQDKNKFVIGPARDGGFYLFGGSAPLPKEVWESVAYSQVDTCEELMAKVKNYGEIVLLPKLSDVDVYEDLVFLKNELQSQEVLWV, from the coding sequence ATGGTTACGTTTAAAAACATTTCGATCATTATTCCGGTGGGGCCCTCCGAGGCTCTGCTTGAAGCACTTTTGCAAGATCTCCAGCCAGTTGAAAAAGATGCAGAAATCATTATTGTTAAAGGCTCTTCGCGCTCTGAGCAACTGAACGAAGGTGCACAAAAAGCCACCCGCGATTTTTTTTGGTTTTTACACGCCGACTCAAGACTTTCTACAAAAACCCTCAAGGCTTTGCTTGAATCTTTAAACAATAATCCTCATGCCCTGCATTATTTTAACCTCCGGTTTTTACTCGACGGGCCACCGTTTACCCGCATCAATGAGCTTGGTTGCTGGATTCGTTCAGAGTGGATGGGGATTCCCTTTGGTGACCAAGGGTTTTGTTTATCACGAGAAAATTTTGCGTTCATGGGTGGTTTTCCTGAAGATGTCGCTTATGGTGAAGATCATGTTTTTATTTGGCGGGCACACCAAAAAGCTATTAAGCTTCTATCGACGGGAAGCATCCTAAAAACCAGTGCCAGAAAATACCGTGAACAAGGTTGGCTCAAAACAACGCTCCTCTATTATAAACTATGGACCAAGCAGGCGAGCCTTGAGAGAAAAAAGTTAAAAAAGATTCAGCGGGGCCAAAGCAGTGCTTTAGCGGTTTTTGTGAAAACACCGGGTCTGACCCCTATCAAAACCAGGTTAGCCCAAACCATCGGTCATGAGTCAGCCTTAGAATTTTACGAGTTTTGCCTTCAGGCTATGAAAAGTGTAATTAAGCATGTCGAAAAAGATTCGGATATTTATCCTTATTGGGCCGTGGCCGAATCCGCAGGGCTAAACGATTTTCGCTGGGGCGATTTTTCTCGCATATTACAAGGTGATGGGGGCCTAGGCGAGCGGCTTCATTGCATCTATTCTAAACTCTACAACGTGTATCAACGTGTGATGCTGATTGGTTCTGATGCCCCTCAACTTACTAGCAATATCCTTTTAAAAGCCCATCAAACCCTTCAAGATAAAAATAAGTTTGTCATTGGCCCCGCCCGTGATGGTGGGTTTTATCTTTTTGGTGGGTCGGCACCTTTGCCTAAAGAGGTATGGGAGTCGGTTGCCTACAGTCAAGTCGATACCTGCGAAGAGTTGATGGCAAAGGTTAAGAATTACGGTGAAATCGTGCTTTTACCCAAACTCTCTGATGTCGATGTTTATGAAGATCTGGTTTTTTTAAAAAATGAACTCCAAAGCCAGGAGGTGCTATGGGTGTAA
- a CDS encoding methyltransferase domain-containing protein: MTDKNQTFESVYAEQSRSIYAEQSRSIKQYYGKILKTNGDLKTNACCTTDAGPAHLKPVISQIHPEVLEKFYGCGSPIPAVLEGKTVLDLGCGAGRDTFILSKLVGPEGKVIGVDMTEEQLAVARNHLDYHRQSFGYSKNNVEFLHGYIEDLEGLGIQTNSIDVVVSNCVINLSPEKRRVFSEIFRVLKPGGELYFADVFSGQRLPAHLAKDPVLVGECLGGALYIEDFRRLLAEIGCLDSRVVTQRKIILQNPDIEHKVGTIPFYSMTIRAFKLKLEDRCEDYGQVAYYLGTIPQCSQAFPLDDHHLFEKGRPVLVCSNTAAMLAQTRYALHFRVEGDLSTHYGLFDCGPKGSIVSGEAPLNQGCC; the protein is encoded by the coding sequence ATGACTGATAAGAATCAAACATTCGAAAGTGTTTATGCTGAGCAAAGCCGAAGCATCTATGCTGAGCAAAGTCGAAGCATAAAACAATACTATGGCAAGATCCTAAAAACGAATGGGGATTTAAAAACCAATGCCTGTTGTACGACCGATGCCGGGCCCGCCCATCTCAAGCCTGTCATTAGCCAAATTCATCCTGAGGTGTTAGAAAAATTTTACGGATGTGGTTCACCCATTCCGGCTGTGTTAGAGGGAAAAACGGTTCTTGATCTTGGTTGTGGGGCAGGGCGGGATACTTTTATCCTCTCTAAGCTTGTGGGGCCCGAAGGCAAAGTGATCGGGGTTGATATGACGGAGGAGCAATTAGCTGTTGCCCGAAATCACCTCGATTACCATCGTCAGTCGTTCGGTTATTCCAAAAACAATGTGGAGTTTCTGCATGGATATATCGAGGATTTGGAAGGATTAGGAATCCAAACAAATTCGATCGACGTTGTGGTTTCCAATTGTGTGATCAATCTTTCACCCGAAAAGCGCCGCGTCTTTTCTGAAATTTTTCGTGTCTTAAAACCTGGGGGGGAATTGTATTTTGCAGACGTCTTTTCGGGCCAACGCTTGCCCGCACATTTAGCAAAAGATCCCGTCTTGGTCGGGGAGTGTCTCGGGGGTGCTTTGTATATCGAAGATTTCAGACGGCTCTTGGCCGAGATTGGCTGTCTTGATTCCCGCGTGGTGACGCAAAGAAAAATCATCCTCCAAAACCCTGACATCGAACACAAAGTCGGAACGATTCCCTTTTACTCCATGACTATTCGGGCTTTCAAATTGAAATTGGAAGATCGTTGTGAAGATTATGGCCAGGTGGCCTATTATTTAGGAACCATCCCTCAATGTTCGCAGGCCTTCCCACTCGACGATCATCACCTTTTTGAAAAGGGGCGGCCTGTGTTGGTGTGCAGTAACACAGCGGCGATGCTGGCACAAACGCGATATGCCCTGCACTTTCGTGTGGAAGGGGATTTGTCGACCCATTATGGTTTGTTTGATTGTGGCCCGAAAGGATCGATCGTTTCGGGTGAAGCCCCTTTGAATCAAGGGTGTTGCTGA
- the arsS gene encoding arsenosugar biosynthesis radical SAM protein ArsS (Some members of this family are selenoproteins.), whose amino-acid sequence MKLFQQGLQLNRQPMEVLQLNVGKLCNQACHHCHVEAGPKRTEMMEKKTIDRLMILLDQAETIHTVDVTGGAPELNRHFRHLVQELKKRKKEVIDRCNLTVFFEKGQEDTAQFLREYRVKVIASLPCYSKENVDQQRGNGVFDKSIRALRLLNELGYGRANTGLQLDLVYNPLGPFLPPPQEKLEADYKRELKELFGIEFNHLYTITNMPIKRFLDFLHRTDKFEEYMQLLVNSFNPQAAANVMCRHLISIGWDGQIYDCDFNQMLEIPIGRQQKTIWEIQSFNELLTNNIAFAEHCYGCTAGAGSSCGGALT is encoded by the coding sequence ATGAAATTGTTTCAGCAGGGTTTGCAGCTCAATCGGCAGCCGATGGAAGTTTTGCAGCTCAACGTGGGCAAGCTTTGTAACCAGGCCTGCCATCACTGTCATGTAGAAGCGGGGCCTAAGCGTACTGAAATGATGGAGAAAAAAACCATCGATCGCTTAATGATTCTTTTAGATCAAGCTGAAACGATTCATACTGTTGATGTTACGGGTGGTGCGCCAGAACTTAATCGCCATTTTCGTCATTTAGTGCAGGAACTAAAAAAAAGAAAAAAGGAAGTTATCGATCGTTGCAATCTGACCGTTTTCTTTGAGAAAGGCCAGGAGGACACCGCACAATTTTTACGAGAATATCGTGTTAAAGTAATAGCCTCGCTTCCGTGTTATTCCAAAGAAAATGTCGATCAACAACGGGGCAATGGTGTGTTTGATAAAAGCATTCGGGCCTTAAGGCTGCTTAATGAGTTGGGATATGGTCGGGCGAACACGGGGCTTCAATTGGATTTAGTTTACAATCCACTTGGCCCCTTTCTTCCTCCGCCGCAAGAAAAGTTAGAAGCCGATTATAAAAGAGAATTAAAAGAACTGTTTGGTATTGAGTTCAATCACCTTTATACTATTACCAACATGCCGATTAAACGTTTTTTAGATTTCTTACACCGCACCGACAAGTTTGAAGAATACATGCAGCTACTGGTAAACAGTTTCAATCCCCAAGCGGCTGCCAATGTTATGTGTCGTCATTTGATTTCCATTGGGTGGGATGGGCAGATCTATGATTGCGATTTTAACCAAATGTTAGAAATCCCGATTGGGAGACAACAAAAAACCATCTGGGAGATTCAATCTTTTAATGAATTATTAACCAACAACATTGCCTTTGCTGAGCACTGCTATGGTTGCACGGCAGGGGCGGGGTCATCGTGTGGAGGGGCCTTAACATGA